A single Elaeis guineensis isolate ETL-2024a chromosome 15, EG11, whole genome shotgun sequence DNA region contains:
- the LOC105058052 gene encoding LOB domain-containing protein 38: protein MSCNGCRILRKGCSEACILRPCLQWIESPEAQGHATVFVAKFFGRAGLMSFISAVPETQRPALFQSLLFEACGRTINPVNGAVGLLWSGNWHLCCAAVETVLRGGTLLPLSDLDDAAADHGSASAEGGLYARPRAAGWSIAAKQRKTAPANDMQAPPCDLELCLTPRSLAAAREERRLRPETPSMTSEGSVTTSGESGGDRLPRLLNLFV from the exons ATGAGCTGCAATGGCTGCCGAATTCTCCGGAAGGGGTGCAGCGAGGCCTGCATTCTCCGGCCGTGTCTCCAGTGGATCGAGAGTCCCGAAGCCCAGGGGCATGCCACCGTCTTCGTCGCCAAATTCTTCGGCCGCGCCGGCCTCATGTCTTTCATCTCCGCCGTCCCCGAGACCCAGCGTCCTG CTTTGTTCCAGTCGCTGCTGTTCGAAGCGTGCGGGCGAACGATCAACCCGGTGAACGGCGCGGTGGGGTTGCTGTGGAGCGGGAACTGGCACCTCTGCTGCGCGGCGGTGGAGACGGTGCTCCGCGGCGGGACGCTCCTTCCGCTGTCGGACCTCGACGATGCTGCCGCCGACCACGGCAGTGCTTCCGCGGAGGGCGGGCTCTATGCCCGGCCGAGGGCGGCGGGGTGGTCCATCGCGGCCAAGCAGCGAAAGACCGCCCCCGCTAACGACATGCAGGCGCCGCCCTGCGATCTGGAACTCTGCCTCACGCCCCGGTCCCTGGCTGCGGCGCGGGAGGAGAGGCGGCTGAGGCCGGAGACGCCGTCGATGACCTCGGAGGGGTCCGTGACGACGAGCGGCGAGAGCGGCGGCGATCGCCTGCCCCGCCTCCTGAACC